In one window of Massilibacterium senegalense DNA:
- a CDS encoding electron transfer flavoprotein subunit beta/FixA family protein produces MNIFVLLKRTFDTEEKIVINQGQIQEDGAEFIINPYDEYAVEEAIQLRDEHGGEVTVVTIGTEEAEKELRTALAMGADKAVLINVEDDLDDIDQYTTSKIIAKYLEDQEYDLIIGGNVAIDGGSGQVGPRVAELLNIPQVTTITNIEVDGDTATIERDVEGDKEVVEVSFPVLVTAQQGLNEPRYPSLPGIMKAKKKPLEELELDDLDLDEDDVEAKTETVEIFLPKQKEAGKVLEGEISDQVKELVNLLHTEAKVI; encoded by the coding sequence ATGAACATTTTCGTACTTCTTAAAAGAACATTTGATACAGAAGAAAAAATTGTCATTAATCAAGGTCAAATTCAAGAAGATGGTGCTGAATTTATCATTAACCCATACGATGAGTATGCGGTAGAAGAGGCAATTCAACTTCGCGACGAACACGGCGGGGAAGTAACAGTCGTGACAATTGGTACTGAAGAAGCAGAAAAAGAATTACGCACAGCGCTTGCAATGGGTGCTGATAAAGCAGTATTAATCAATGTAGAAGATGATTTAGATGATATCGATCAATATACAACATCTAAAATTATTGCAAAATATTTAGAAGACCAAGAATACGATTTAATTATCGGTGGTAACGTTGCAATTGACGGTGGATCTGGTCAAGTTGGTCCACGTGTAGCGGAACTTTTAAACATTCCTCAAGTAACAACCATTACGAATATTGAAGTTGATGGCGATACAGCAACAATTGAGCGTGACGTGGAAGGGGATAAAGAAGTAGTAGAAGTTTCTTTTCCTGTTTTAGTAACAGCTCAACAAGGGTTAAATGAACCACGTTACCCATCTTTACCAGGAATTATGAAAGCGAAGAAAAAACCTCTTGAGGAATTAGAACTCGATGATTTAGATCTTGATGAAGATGACGTAGAAGCAAAAACAGAAACAGTTGAAATTTTCTTACCAAAACAAAAAGAAGCTGGAAAAGTTTTAGAAGGTGAAATTTCAGATCAAGTAAAAGAACTTGTAAATCTTTTACATACAGAAGCAAAAGTCATCTAA
- a CDS encoding enoyl-CoA hydratase, translating into MNLLNYKVENRIATVSINRPPANALATELLKELNEVVDKIENDADVKVVILHGEGRFFSAGADIKEFTQVQTIDQGSSMSSYGQRVFERIEGLKKPVIAAIHGAALGGGLELAMSCHIRLVAKKTKLGLPELTLGLIPGFGGTQRLARYVGYQKAAEMMLTSEPITGEEAVRCGLALRCYEVEEQLLEGAKELAEKIANKSAIAIGYALESLSYVKDIKFQEGVAKEADLFGRIFMSEDTKEGINAFIEKRKPNFQDR; encoded by the coding sequence ATGAATTTACTAAACTATAAGGTTGAAAATCGTATTGCAACTGTGTCTATTAATCGTCCGCCAGCAAATGCTTTAGCGACTGAGCTTCTAAAAGAACTAAATGAAGTAGTTGACAAAATTGAAAACGATGCTGACGTAAAAGTAGTAATTTTACATGGAGAAGGTCGTTTTTTCTCAGCAGGAGCAGACATTAAAGAGTTTACACAAGTTCAAACAATTGACCAAGGTTCAAGTATGTCATCATACGGCCAACGTGTTTTTGAACGTATTGAGGGCTTAAAGAAACCTGTCATTGCTGCGATTCATGGTGCTGCCCTAGGTGGTGGATTAGAGCTTGCAATGAGTTGTCACATTCGTCTTGTTGCAAAGAAAACAAAATTGGGCTTACCTGAGCTAACGCTCGGTCTGATTCCAGGATTTGGTGGGACGCAACGTTTGGCACGTTATGTTGGTTATCAAAAAGCAGCAGAAATGATGCTAACGAGTGAACCGATTACAGGGGAAGAAGCTGTTCGATGTGGCCTTGCGCTTCGTTGTTATGAGGTTGAAGAACAATTGTTAGAAGGTGCAAAAGAGCTAGCTGAAAAAATTGCAAACAAAAGCGCAATCGCAATTGGTTATGCTCTTGAGAGTTTATCATATGTGAAAGATATTAAATTCCAAGAAGGAGTTGCAAAAGAAGCAGACCTTTTTGGCCGTATCTTTATGTCTGAAGATACAAAAGAAGGCATCAACGCTTTTATTGAAAAACGTAAACCTAATTTCCAAGACCGTTAA